A stretch of Clostridium formicaceticum DNA encodes these proteins:
- a CDS encoding ammonium transporter, which translates to MNNEFIFAIDTIWVLVASALVFFMQAGFAMVETGFTRAKNAGNIIMKNLMDFCIGSLVYWCVGFSIMFGLSHGGFIGEISFFSTMNIGHLELTIPKEAFLIFQTVFCATAATIVSGAMAERTKFSSYLVYSFFISLIVYPVVGHWIWGGGWLSELGFMDFAGSTVVHSVGGWSALVGAWVIGPRIGKYNSKGQPQAIPGHSLTLGALGVFILWLGWFGFNPGSSLSGMDYNGISHIFITTNLAAATSTIVAMLITWVRYGKPDVSMTLNGSLAGLVGITAGTDVVSPMGAVAIGIIAGVAIVYGVEFVDKVLKIDDPVGAVGVHGVCGSIGTIAVGLFAVEGGLFYGGGISLLLTQLTGVAAVALWTCSTTFLLFKVIQKTIGLRVPAEEELKGLDIEEHGIESYADFQPKSIPNMSNI; encoded by the coding sequence ATGAATAATGAATTTATTTTTGCTATAGATACGATATGGGTGTTAGTTGCCTCTGCTCTAGTGTTTTTTATGCAAGCTGGTTTTGCTATGGTAGAGACAGGTTTTACGAGAGCAAAAAATGCAGGAAATATTATTATGAAAAATCTTATGGACTTTTGTATAGGTTCTCTCGTTTATTGGTGTGTTGGTTTTAGTATTATGTTTGGCTTAAGTCATGGTGGTTTTATCGGAGAAATTAGCTTTTTTTCTACGATGAATATAGGTCATTTGGAGTTAACCATTCCCAAAGAAGCTTTTTTGATTTTCCAAACAGTTTTTTGTGCTACTGCTGCAACCATTGTATCAGGGGCAATGGCAGAAAGAACAAAGTTTAGCTCCTATTTAGTTTATAGTTTCTTTATAAGCTTGATTGTTTATCCTGTGGTAGGTCATTGGATTTGGGGCGGTGGCTGGTTAAGTGAATTAGGTTTTATGGATTTCGCAGGATCTACTGTTGTTCACTCTGTTGGCGGTTGGTCAGCTTTAGTAGGGGCTTGGGTAATTGGCCCTCGAATTGGCAAATATAATAGTAAAGGTCAACCACAAGCTATTCCCGGTCATAGTTTAACTTTAGGAGCTTTAGGTGTCTTTATTCTATGGTTAGGATGGTTTGGTTTCAATCCTGGTTCTAGTTTATCTGGCATGGACTACAACGGTATATCTCATATTTTTATTACTACCAATTTAGCTGCAGCGACATCTACAATTGTAGCTATGCTAATCACTTGGGTTCGTTATGGAAAACCTGATGTTAGTATGACGCTCAATGGGTCTTTAGCAGGTCTAGTGGGAATCACTGCCGGTACTGATGTTGTTAGCCCTATGGGTGCTGTTGCCATTGGTATCATTGCTGGTGTAGCGATTGTCTATGGGGTTGAATTTGTAGATAAAGTATTAAAAATTGATGACCCTGTTGGAGCTGTGGGTGTTCATGGCGTTTGTGGTTCTATTGGAACCATTGCTGTAGGATTATTTGCTGTAGAAGGTGGTTTATTTTACGGAGGCGGTATAAGCCTATTATTAACCCAATTGACTGGCGTAGCAGCAGTAGCTCTATGGACTTGTTCAACTACATTCCTTCTATTTAAGGTAATACAAAAGACAATTGGACTTCGTGTACCAGCAGAGGAAGAATTAAAAGGCCTAGATATCGAAGAACACGGTATCGAAAGTTACGCTGATTTTCAACCAAAGTCTATTCCTAATATGTCTAATATCTAA
- a CDS encoding P-II family nitrogen regulator produces the protein MSKIVKIEIITRQSKFEELKQALNNIGISGMTVTQVLGFGLQKGKTEFYRGTEYSVDLLPKVKVEVVAGEALADLVIESAKKVCSTGDIGDGKIFVLPVDKVVRIRTGEEADQAL, from the coding sequence ATGAGTAAAATTGTAAAAATCGAGATCATTACACGTCAAAGCAAATTTGAGGAACTAAAACAGGCTTTAAACAATATCGGAATTTCAGGTATGACAGTAACACAGGTATTAGGATTTGGCTTGCAGAAAGGAAAAACAGAATTTTATAGAGGTACAGAGTATAGCGTGGACTTATTACCTAAAGTAAAAGTTGAAGTGGTTGCTGGTGAAGCGCTAGCAGATTTAGTCATTGAGTCGGCAAAAAAGGTTTGTAGTACTGGTGACATTGGAGATGGTAAGATTTTTGTTTTACCTGTCGACAAAGTAGTACGTATTCGAACAGGCGAAGAAGCAGATCAGGCATTGTAA
- a CDS encoding MBL fold metallo-hydrolase RNA specificity domain-containing protein, which translates to MEIQFLGAAKVVTGSNILISTGKYKILLDCGLFQGTKDLEALNYENFQFNPAEIDYLLLSHAHIDHSGRIPKLVKEGFRGKIVCTKATKDLAEIMLVDSGHIQESDVEWENRKAKRAGKPPVEALYTAEDASNSLRYFEAALYHQKITLNDSITVRFQDAGHILGSSIIELWITEKHDTVKIVYSGDIGMKNKPLIRDPDFIESADYLILESTYGNRLHENIDKRMEKLMDIINTTVLRGGTVIIPSFAVGRTQELIYELNKYYEYTNDLETFLRVPIYIDSPMATSATEIFKKNAYCFDEEAKKLILSGDNPLDFDNLYFVRDHNESMRLNDANYPKVIISASGMCTAGRVRHHLKHHLWKKKNSVVFVGYQASGTLGRILKDGVKKVKLLGEEIAVLAEIHSIEGFSGHGDQADLLNWLGAFKKKPKRIFLIHGEEEASAALSQKIKNKYAIPTTIPNVGYSFQIEDDVLKTYSGEILEPIQRRENIKKELQLVYDQFESLVAKTNRFIDDDVLKKDYDQLKNKLLELQRELLDISIMLGN; encoded by the coding sequence ATGGAAATACAGTTCTTAGGTGCTGCTAAAGTAGTTACAGGCTCCAATATTTTAATTTCTACAGGAAAATATAAAATTTTGTTGGATTGTGGCTTATTTCAAGGTACAAAAGATTTGGAGGCATTAAATTATGAAAACTTTCAATTTAATCCAGCTGAAATTGATTATCTTTTGTTAAGTCATGCTCACATTGATCATAGTGGCAGGATTCCCAAATTAGTGAAAGAAGGTTTCCGTGGAAAAATTGTTTGTACAAAAGCTACAAAAGACCTAGCAGAAATTATGCTGGTAGACAGTGGTCATATTCAAGAATCTGATGTAGAATGGGAAAATAGAAAAGCAAAACGAGCCGGAAAACCTCCTGTCGAAGCATTATATACAGCAGAAGATGCCTCTAATAGTCTTCGTTATTTCGAAGCAGCACTCTATCATCAAAAAATTACGCTAAATGACAGTATTACCGTACGATTTCAAGATGCTGGTCACATTTTAGGCTCCTCTATTATAGAACTGTGGATCACTGAAAAGCATGATACTGTAAAAATTGTTTATTCAGGAGATATTGGTATGAAAAATAAACCTTTGATTCGTGACCCTGACTTCATCGAAAGTGCGGATTATCTTATTTTAGAATCTACCTATGGTAATCGTCTCCATGAGAATATCGACAAGCGCATGGAAAAACTTATGGATATCATTAACACTACAGTATTACGGGGGGGCACTGTAATTATTCCTTCTTTTGCTGTAGGTAGAACACAGGAGCTTATCTATGAATTAAATAAATACTATGAATATACCAATGATTTAGAGACCTTCCTCAGGGTACCTATTTATATTGATAGCCCCATGGCTACTTCTGCTACAGAAATTTTCAAAAAAAATGCCTATTGTTTCGATGAGGAAGCAAAAAAATTAATATTAAGTGGTGATAATCCCTTAGACTTTGATAACCTTTACTTTGTGCGGGATCACAATGAATCTATGCGACTAAATGATGCCAATTATCCTAAAGTGATTATTTCCGCCAGTGGCATGTGTACTGCTGGTAGGGTCCGCCATCATTTAAAACATCATCTATGGAAGAAAAAAAATAGTGTTGTTTTTGTTGGTTATCAAGCTAGTGGTACACTTGGAAGAATTCTAAAGGATGGCGTGAAAAAAGTAAAACTACTGGGAGAAGAAATCGCTGTTTTAGCAGAAATTCATAGTATAGAAGGGTTTTCCGGTCATGGAGATCAGGCCGATTTATTAAACTGGCTTGGCGCTTTTAAAAAGAAACCTAAAAGGATTTTCCTTATACATGGTGAGGAAGAGGCTTCAGCAGCCCTTTCCCAAAAAATCAAAAATAAGTATGCTATTCCCACCACCATTCCCAATGTGGGTTATAGCTTCCAAATAGAAGATGATGTATTAAAAACCTATTCAGGAGAAATATTAGAACCTATTCAAAGAAGAGAAAATATTAAGAAAGAACTTCAACTGGTCTATGATCAATTTGAAAGTCTTGTGGCAAAAACAAATCGTTTTATTGATGATGATGTGCTAAAAAAGGATTATGATCAGCTAAAAAACAAACTACTGGAGTTGCAAAGAGAGCTTTTAGATATCAGCATCATGCTAGGAAATTAA
- a CDS encoding MgtC/SapB family protein encodes MISNMDLIFRLLLATVLGGFIGFEREVNNRPAGFRTHILVTVGSCLIMVLSIYAFMGFGPEGRGGEPARLAAQVVSGIGFLGAGTIMREGTNVRGLTTAASIWISGGIGLAVGTGFYLGAVVTTAIALFSLSSLRILERRIAQMKRYSEVKIKGIGRPGFIGEIGTVFGRFHISIKNIVIENEFVQEDQDYQDYEYNIQLTFFIKIPAKLNRMELYCHLKQVQGIESVVWDNIQVIFNNKIL; translated from the coding sequence ATGATTTCAAATATGGATTTAATTTTTAGGCTGCTTTTAGCTACGGTTTTAGGAGGATTTATAGGTTTTGAGAGAGAAGTAAACAATAGACCAGCAGGTTTCCGAACCCATATCCTTGTAACAGTAGGATCTTGTCTAATCATGGTACTATCTATTTATGCCTTTATGGGATTTGGACCTGAAGGCAGAGGTGGAGAACCAGCTAGATTAGCAGCGCAAGTAGTAAGTGGCATAGGATTTCTAGGTGCTGGAACAATTATGCGAGAGGGTACAAACGTAAGGGGACTTACTACCGCCGCCAGCATCTGGATCAGTGGAGGCATTGGATTAGCTGTGGGGACAGGGTTTTACTTAGGAGCCGTCGTAACAACTGCCATAGCTTTGTTCTCTTTAAGTAGTTTGAGAATTTTAGAAAGACGAATAGCTCAGATGAAACGATACTCGGAGGTGAAGATCAAAGGAATTGGGCGCCCAGGGTTTATAGGAGAAATTGGTACAGTTTTTGGGAGATTTCACATTAGTATAAAAAACATTGTGATAGAAAATGAATTTGTTCAAGAGGATCAGGACTATCAGGATTATGAATACAACATTCAACTTACTTTTTTTATCAAAATACCTGCAAAGTTAAATCGTATGGAGTTGTATTGTCACTTAAAACAAGTTCAGGGCATAGAAAGTGTTGTATGGGATAATATTCAGGTGATTTTTAATAATAAAATTCTATGA
- a CDS encoding HD-GYP domain-containing protein, which yields MEKIYLSEIENGTPIAYDLCNDKGTVLVKKGTQITEALKKKLQKNNIIFLMKDTSPFDNLENSMEHLDETVINQIQETKKVYKQTFAQLSREFETFKSSDRLDKKMVADIAKNLVVSISNNQQVYMSIQGIRNKDVYTYLHSIDVSIFMILFGKSLQLEASEMVDAAIAGMLHDIGKMKIPDRILLKPKKLLPEEMEIMKKHTIYGYDILKNHLGYSEIIARVAKEHHERMDKGGYPNAVGWEKLHLFSKMVAICDIYDAITAQRIYKKPMLPHKAIEYLMTVAGIHLERELVRKFIYNIAVYPLGTKVLLNTGEKGIVININKGFPLRPMVKTTDTNKIRNLLIELTVFIKEVLE from the coding sequence ATGGAGAAGATATATTTATCGGAAATTGAGAATGGAACGCCTATAGCGTATGATTTGTGTAATGACAAAGGAACTGTTCTTGTAAAAAAGGGGACACAGATAACAGAAGCATTAAAAAAAAAGCTTCAAAAAAATAATATCATTTTTTTAATGAAAGATACTTCTCCTTTTGATAATTTAGAGAATAGTATGGAGCATTTAGATGAAACTGTTATAAACCAGATACAAGAAACGAAGAAAGTATATAAGCAGACCTTTGCTCAGTTAAGTAGAGAGTTTGAAACTTTTAAAAGCAGCGATAGACTAGATAAAAAAATGGTTGCAGATATTGCTAAAAACTTAGTGGTGAGTATATCAAATAATCAACAGGTTTATATGAGTATTCAAGGTATTAGGAATAAGGATGTTTATACCTATCTACACTCTATAGATGTATCTATTTTTATGATATTATTCGGAAAAAGTTTGCAGCTAGAAGCTTCAGAAATGGTAGATGCCGCCATAGCTGGAATGTTGCACGATATAGGAAAAATGAAAATTCCAGATCGTATTTTATTAAAACCAAAAAAATTATTACCTGAAGAAATGGAAATCATGAAGAAACATACGATTTATGGCTATGACATTCTAAAAAACCATCTAGGTTATAGTGAAATCATTGCTAGAGTAGCGAAGGAGCATCATGAAAGAATGGATAAAGGGGGATATCCTAATGCAGTGGGATGGGAGAAGTTGCATTTGTTTTCAAAAATGGTGGCAATATGTGATATCTATGATGCAATAACAGCACAAAGAATTTATAAAAAACCAATGTTACCTCATAAAGCTATTGAATATTTAATGACAGTTGCAGGAATACATTTGGAGCGGGAATTGGTCAGGAAATTTATCTATAACATAGCCGTTTATCCGTTGGGAACAAAAGTTTTATTAAATACAGGAGAAAAAGGGATCGTGATTAATATCAATAAAGGCTTTCCATTGCGTCCAATGGTTAAAACTACCGATACCAATAAAATTAGGAATTTACTAATAGAGTTAACCGTATTTATTAAAGAAGTATTAGAGTAA
- a CDS encoding SpoIIE family protein phosphatase — translation MSLGKALIIHTKKDNRCDIKKILRRHGHEVIEEEISSNTILQVLNLMPHIILIDMDGEESVYLELCQRLKKEERSCHIPLIAVWGEEDSSKKFQWIEFGIDDYIQKPFDERELMLRVKNSLKLAKLQQNYSKTKKALKESLITINKQKIELENNLNMASKIQEALIPKSLGNIPNCSFFWQFQPSGKVGGDIFDVFMLDEDHMGLYAIDVMGHGVASSMLAVALSEFLILDVDRGSPLKKKISRSPYYEIISPLEVINYLNKRFPFTKYNHYFTIFYMVLNVKTGVLKYVRAAHPSPILIRDNGDIMELDGYGTPVGFEFTEGYEEKTVYLESGDHLIIYTDGLLELKTETGTALEYDGLVEYLEKEIQSSYHNHYLTYNLNKLAKTQEKLKDDLSVLEMKWVKFL, via the coding sequence ATGAGTCTTGGAAAAGCATTGATAATACATACAAAGAAAGATAATCGTTGTGATATAAAAAAAATACTAAGAAGACATGGACATGAAGTGATAGAAGAAGAAATAAGTTCTAATACCATCCTACAGGTGTTAAATCTTATGCCACATATCATACTTATTGATATGGATGGCGAGGAAAGTGTATATTTAGAGCTGTGTCAAAGGTTAAAAAAAGAAGAAAGAAGCTGTCACATTCCTCTTATTGCTGTTTGGGGAGAAGAGGATTCAAGCAAAAAATTTCAATGGATTGAATTTGGTATTGATGATTATATACAAAAACCTTTTGATGAAAGAGAACTTATGTTAAGGGTAAAAAATAGCTTAAAGTTAGCAAAACTACAACAAAATTACAGCAAGACGAAAAAGGCATTAAAAGAAAGTTTAATCACCATAAACAAGCAAAAAATTGAGTTGGAAAACAATCTAAATATGGCCTCAAAAATTCAGGAAGCCCTTATTCCAAAGTCTCTTGGCAACATCCCGAACTGTTCTTTTTTCTGGCAGTTTCAGCCTTCCGGCAAGGTAGGAGGAGATATATTTGATGTCTTTATGTTGGATGAAGATCATATGGGATTATATGCTATAGATGTAATGGGGCATGGTGTAGCTTCCTCTATGTTGGCGGTAGCTTTATCAGAATTTCTTATTTTAGATGTAGATAGGGGATCGCCTTTAAAGAAAAAAATTAGCCGATCTCCTTACTATGAAATTATTTCACCCCTGGAGGTTATAAACTATTTGAACAAAAGATTCCCTTTTACCAAATACAACCATTACTTTACAATTTTCTACATGGTTTTAAATGTAAAAACCGGGGTATTAAAATATGTTAGGGCAGCCCATCCCTCTCCTATTTTAATTAGGGATAATGGTGATATCATGGAATTAGATGGATATGGGACACCAGTAGGATTTGAGTTTACAGAGGGTTATGAAGAAAAAACTGTTTACCTAGAGTCAGGAGATCATTTAATTATCTATACAGATGGATTATTGGAACTGAAAACAGAAACTGGAACTGCATTAGAATATGATGGCCTGGTGGAATATTTAGAAAAAGAGATACAATCTAGTTACCACAATCATTACTTAACCTATAACTTAAATAAATTAGCAAAAACGCAAGAAAAATTAAAGGACGATTTATCTGTGTTAGAGATGAAATGGGTAAAATTTCTATAA
- a CDS encoding HPr family phosphocarrier protein, which produces MLEKKITIKNETGLSPRAASFLVREATKFKAESYIIKNGNEYNCKSIMNIMSMLVRQDEEILLKVEGSDEEKAFDALVDLIENLKEQ; this is translated from the coding sequence ATGTTAGAAAAAAAGATAACAATAAAAAATGAAACAGGATTAAGTCCTCGTGCTGCTAGTTTTCTAGTAAGAGAAGCTACAAAGTTTAAGGCTGAAAGCTATATTATAAAAAACGGTAATGAATATAACTGCAAGAGTATTATGAATATCATGAGTATGTTGGTACGACAGGATGAGGAAATCCTGCTAAAAGTAGAAGGTTCTGATGAAGAAAAAGCATTTGATGCTTTAGTTGATTTAATAGAAAACTTGAAAGAACAGTAA
- a CDS encoding IclR family transcriptional regulator: MKETVQSVDRALSILEVLSDYEEGVGITEISSKIDLHKSTVHRLLVTLICKGYVEQNPSTNKYKLTLKLLELGNKLIDKMDILSVAKPYLQQLTEITNEVVHLVVREGIEIVYIDKVESDNKIRMHSRIGSRSPMYCTSVGKAMMAYLPEEEVEKIWEASEIKKFTQYTITELQEMKETLKKVREVGYALDEEENELGIRCIGSPIFNHNGEVCGAISVSGPTMRVTKETIENFKNYILEYSSKISKELGYKVSM; this comes from the coding sequence ATGAAGGAAACAGTACAATCCGTAGATAGGGCGCTATCTATTTTAGAAGTATTATCGGATTATGAAGAAGGCGTAGGAATTACAGAAATCAGTTCAAAAATAGACCTCCATAAAAGTACTGTCCATAGACTTTTAGTAACTTTGATTTGTAAAGGATATGTAGAGCAAAATCCAAGTACAAATAAATATAAATTAACACTGAAGCTTTTGGAATTAGGCAATAAACTAATAGATAAAATGGATATTTTGTCTGTAGCAAAACCTTATTTGCAGCAGTTAACGGAGATTACCAACGAAGTTGTACATTTAGTTGTAAGGGAAGGTATAGAAATCGTCTATATAGATAAAGTAGAATCAGATAATAAGATAAGGATGCACTCTCGTATAGGAAGCAGAAGTCCCATGTACTGCACATCTGTAGGAAAAGCAATGATGGCCTATCTACCGGAGGAAGAAGTGGAAAAAATTTGGGAGGCTAGTGAAATTAAAAAGTTTACACAATATACGATTACAGAGCTGCAGGAAATGAAGGAAACTTTGAAGAAGGTGCGAGAAGTAGGCTATGCTTTAGATGAAGAAGAAAATGAACTGGGTATTCGGTGCATTGGTAGTCCTATTTTTAATCATAATGGAGAAGTATGTGGTGCTATAAGTGTATCAGGGCCTACGATGCGGGTAACAAAGGAAACGATAGAAAACTTTAAAAATTATATATTGGAATATAGCAGTAAAATTTCTAAAGAACTGGGTTACAAAGTATCAATGTAG
- a CDS encoding bifunctional 2-keto-4-hydroxyglutarate aldolase/2-keto-3-deoxy-6-phosphogluconate aldolase: MIPKIETLNRITEAGIVAVVRAETGEIAEKIAKACIEGGIPAIEVTFTVPSAEKVIAALKEKFTKDELIVGAGTVLDSETARVAILAGAEYIVSPAFDLETAKLCNRYQVPYMPGCMTITEIIKAMEAGADVIKVFPGSVYGPSVIKAIKGPLPQSVLMPTGGVSLDNVAEWIKNGCVAVGVGGELTGGAKTGDFQQITEVAKQFVEKIKEARGK, encoded by the coding sequence ATGATACCTAAAATAGAAACATTAAACAGGATTACAGAGGCAGGTATTGTTGCTGTTGTTAGAGCAGAAACCGGTGAAATAGCAGAGAAAATTGCTAAGGCTTGTATAGAAGGAGGTATTCCTGCTATAGAAGTTACTTTCACTGTGCCATCAGCAGAAAAGGTAATAGCAGCCTTGAAGGAAAAGTTTACAAAAGATGAATTGATCGTAGGTGCAGGGACAGTATTAGATAGTGAGACCGCTAGAGTTGCTATCTTGGCTGGAGCGGAGTATATCGTTAGCCCGGCTTTTGATCTAGAAACAGCAAAACTTTGCAATCGCTATCAAGTACCCTATATGCCAGGTTGTATGACCATTACAGAGATTATCAAGGCTATGGAGGCAGGAGCTGATGTAATTAAGGTGTTCCCTGGAAGTGTATACGGTCCTAGCGTAATTAAAGCAATCAAAGGGCCACTACCACAGTCAGTGTTGATGCCTACTGGTGGCGTAAGTTTAGACAATGTAGCTGAATGGATCAAAAATGGTTGTGTAGCAGTAGGCGTAGGTGGAGAGTTGACAGGTGGCGCTAAAACTGGAGATTTTCAACAAATCACTGAGGTTGCTAAACAATTTGTAGAAAAAATAAAAGAAGCTAGAGGAAAATAG
- a CDS encoding sugar kinase yields the protein MKKVVTLGEIMLRLSTPGYERFVQSDSFDVNYGGGEANVCVSLANYGLDAKFVTKVPKHEIGQSAINALRRYGVDTSYIARGGDRLGIYFLETGASQRPSKVIYDRAHAAIAEADVSDFNWKEIFNGVDWFHFTGITPALSDKAAAITLEACKAAKEMGVTVSVDLNFRKKLWTPAKANEVMSGLMQYVDVCIGNEEDAEMVFGIKAAHTDITKGEINHTAYEEVAKQLIERFGFKYVASTLRESYSASDNGWSALLYDGEKSYLSRKYDVRIVDRVGGGDSFASGLIYGLITEMPLQEALEFAVAASALKHTIPGDFNLVAKDEVETLAKGDASGRVQR from the coding sequence ATGAAAAAAGTAGTGACGCTTGGAGAAATCATGTTAAGACTATCTACCCCAGGCTATGAAAGATTTGTACAATCTGATAGTTTTGATGTAAATTATGGCGGTGGAGAAGCAAATGTTTGTGTATCTTTAGCGAATTATGGTTTAGATGCTAAATTTGTAACAAAAGTACCTAAGCATGAAATCGGACAAAGTGCTATCAATGCATTGAGAAGATATGGTGTGGATACCAGCTATATTGCAAGAGGTGGAGATCGACTGGGCATTTATTTCTTAGAAACTGGTGCTTCTCAAAGACCTTCTAAGGTAATCTATGACCGAGCACATGCTGCTATAGCTGAAGCGGATGTATCTGATTTTAATTGGAAAGAAATTTTTAATGGTGTAGATTGGTTCCACTTTACAGGTATAACACCTGCTTTAAGTGATAAGGCTGCTGCAATTACATTAGAAGCTTGCAAGGCAGCGAAAGAAATGGGCGTAACTGTTTCTGTTGACTTAAACTTTAGAAAAAAACTCTGGACACCGGCAAAAGCAAATGAAGTAATGTCTGGTTTAATGCAATATGTTGATGTATGTATTGGTAACGAAGAAGATGCAGAAATGGTATTTGGTATAAAAGCTGCCCATACAGATATTACAAAGGGCGAGATTAATCATACAGCTTATGAAGAAGTGGCAAAACAGTTAATCGAAAGATTTGGTTTTAAATATGTTGCTTCTACCTTAAGAGAGAGTTATTCTGCTTCTGATAATGGTTGGTCTGCATTATTATATGATGGCGAAAAATCTTACTTATCTAGAAAATACGATGTAAGAATTGTAGATAGAGTTGGAGGAGGAGACTCCTTTGCAAGTGGGTTAATCTATGGATTAATTACAGAAATGCCATTGCAAGAAGCATTGGAATTTGCGGTTGCTGCATCCGCATTAAAACATACAATTCCTGGAGATTTCAACCTGGTTGCTAAAGATGAAGTAGAAACATTAGCAAAAGGTGATGCATCAGGAAGGGTTCAAAGATAG
- a CDS encoding sugar kinase, translating to MHQEGFKDSMEIVTFGESMVLFNPDTTGPLRYVHHFNKSIAGAESNVAIALARLGHDVGWFSKIGDDEFGRYIKAIIRGEGVDVSRVVTDPHNNTGLLFKERFAHVNPNVYYYRKNSAASNITVEDLDFDYIKSSKILHVTGITLALSPSARETVFKAVEFAKANNVLVSFDPNIRLKLWRIEEARPTLLEVAKKADILFPGQDEGKLLLGTEDPKEIAKGFLGMGCKIVAVKLGKEGCYIAKKEEDEFVTGYIVEKPEDTVGAGDGFAAGFLSGILQNFSLRECGQLANAVGAMATLVRGDMEGFPTLQQVQRFMGTEEHIDR from the coding sequence ATGCATCAGGAAGGGTTCAAAGATAGTATGGAAATTGTAACCTTTGGAGAATCCATGGTTCTATTTAACCCTGATACGACTGGACCTTTAAGATATGTACATCATTTCAATAAGTCTATAGCAGGAGCAGAGTCTAATGTGGCTATTGCCCTTGCTAGACTTGGTCATGATGTAGGATGGTTTTCTAAGATAGGCGATGATGAGTTTGGAAGATATATAAAAGCCATCATTCGTGGTGAAGGTGTAGATGTTTCTAGAGTTGTTACTGATCCCCATAACAATACAGGACTGCTCTTTAAAGAGAGATTTGCTCATGTTAACCCGAATGTCTATTATTATAGAAAAAACTCAGCTGCCAGTAATATAACGGTAGAAGACTTGGACTTCGACTATATTAAATCCTCTAAAATTCTGCATGTTACAGGTATTACCTTGGCATTATCCCCAAGTGCTAGGGAAACAGTTTTTAAAGCAGTAGAATTTGCTAAGGCGAATAATGTGTTGGTGTCCTTTGATCCAAATATTCGATTAAAGTTATGGCGTATAGAAGAGGCCAGACCTACTCTACTAGAAGTGGCAAAAAAAGCAGACATCCTTTTTCCAGGACAAGATGAAGGAAAGTTACTGTTAGGGACAGAAGATCCTAAAGAAATTGCCAAAGGATTTTTAGGGATGGGCTGCAAAATTGTAGCTGTCAAACTAGGAAAAGAAGGCTGCTATATTGCAAAAAAAGAAGAAGATGAATTTGTTACAGGCTATATTGTTGAAAAACCTGAAGATACCGTAGGGGCAGGAGATGGTTTTGCTGCCGGCTTTTTATCAGGCATATTACAGAATTTTAGCTTAAGGGAATGTGGACAATTAGCCAATGCTGTGGGTGCCATGGCAACCCTGGTTAGAGGGGATATGGAAGGATTTCCAACGCTTCAGCAGGTACAGAGATTTATGGGCACCGAAGAACATATAGATAGGTAA
- a CDS encoding VOC family protein: MLTLEHVGICAENTEALKDWYIELFGFKIVYDNKKERPTYFLLMEDKSMLEIYPADHTTEAASNKNQGIRHLSFGTDNIEKEYENLLKHNVEIIEELKVSPKGIKTAFFKDIEGNIIHFIQRPESLY; encoded by the coding sequence ATGTTAACATTAGAGCATGTTGGAATTTGTGCAGAGAATACAGAAGCTTTGAAGGATTGGTATATCGAGCTATTTGGTTTTAAGATCGTTTATGATAACAAAAAAGAAAGACCCACTTACTTTTTATTGATGGAAGATAAAAGTATGTTAGAGATTTATCCAGCAGACCATACTACTGAAGCAGCAAGCAATAAAAATCAAGGAATTAGACATTTATCTTTTGGAACAGATAACATAGAGAAGGAATATGAAAATCTTCTAAAGCACAATGTAGAAATTATTGAAGAGCTAAAAGTAAGCCCAAAGGGAATTAAGACAGCGTTTTTTAAAGATATTGAAGGAAACATCATCCACTTTATTCAAAGACCTGAAAGTCTATACTAA